One genomic segment of Candidatus Hydrogenedentota bacterium includes these proteins:
- a CDS encoding NCS2 family permease encodes MDALSRYFGVAEAGSTVRREVSGGVTTFATMSYIIFVQPTVLAMAGMDFGGVLAATCLSAAVGCFLMGFLARYPFALAPGMGENFLFVFTVCLGMKFSWQAALGIVFISGALFVALSLFKIREKVLDVFPDCLKSAIGPAIGLFIALIGLQWGGIVVLNPATMVSLGSLRHGAPLLSLFGVLLICTLMARQFRGGILAGILATTALGLFSGVIPLKLEWVSPSFEPFFQLRFGELLARPLDAAVAIALFFFLDLFDTVGTLVGVSSQAGFLDESERLPRAGRAFLADALASCVGALFGTSTVTSYVESAAGVAEGARTGLAAVVTGLCFIASIALTPVVALVGQDVGPAYFAALGIENSLTPMHPAVAPALIVVGFFMIGGLRKVNWGDVTEGLPAFLTVAMMAFGYGITEGISAGCISYAAIKTSTGRHREVHPVMYAVAVALAARYAFLV; translated from the coding sequence ATGGACGCATTGTCACGGTATTTCGGGGTGGCCGAGGCGGGAAGCACGGTCCGGCGCGAGGTTTCCGGGGGTGTCACAACCTTCGCCACGATGAGCTACATCATCTTTGTGCAGCCCACGGTGCTGGCAATGGCGGGGATGGATTTCGGCGGGGTGCTGGCGGCCACCTGCCTTTCCGCCGCGGTGGGCTGCTTTTTGATGGGTTTTCTGGCCCGGTATCCCTTCGCCCTTGCGCCGGGGATGGGCGAGAATTTCCTTTTCGTGTTCACCGTCTGCCTGGGCATGAAGTTTTCCTGGCAGGCCGCGCTGGGCATCGTGTTTATCTCGGGCGCTTTGTTCGTGGCGCTCTCCCTTTTCAAAATCCGGGAAAAAGTGCTGGATGTGTTTCCGGACTGCCTGAAAAGCGCCATTGGCCCGGCCATCGGCCTGTTTATCGCCCTTATCGGCCTTCAGTGGGGCGGGATTGTGGTGTTGAACCCGGCAACAATGGTTTCTCTGGGAAGTCTGCGCCACGGCGCCCCCCTGCTTTCCCTCTTCGGTGTGCTGCTGATTTGCACCCTGATGGCGCGGCAGTTTCGGGGCGGGATTCTGGCGGGCATTCTGGCGACGACCGCGCTGGGGCTTTTCTCCGGGGTGATTCCGCTGAAACTGGAATGGGTTTCCCCGTCCTTCGAGCCCTTTTTCCAGCTCCGGTTCGGGGAACTTCTGGCGCGCCCGCTGGACGCGGCGGTGGCCATTGCGCTCTTTTTCTTTCTGGACCTGTTTGACACGGTGGGCACCCTGGTGGGGGTCAGCAGCCAGGCGGGATTCCTTGATGAATCGGAGCGGCTGCCGCGCGCGGGCAGGGCCTTTTTGGCGGACGCGCTGGCAAGCTGTGTGGGGGCCCTCTTTGGCACCTCGACAGTGACCAGCTACGTGGAGAGCGCGGCGGGCGTGGCGGAAGGCGCAAGGACGGGCCTTGCGGCGGTGGTGACAGGGCTGTGCTTCATTGCGTCCATTGCACTGACGCCGGTGGTGGCGCTGGTGGGGCAGGATGTCGGCCCGGCCTATTTTGCCGCGCTTGGCATTGAAAACAGCCTGACGCCGATGCACCCCGCCGTGGCGCCCGCGCTGATTGTGGTGGGCTTTTTCATGATTGGCGGGCTGCGAAAGGTCAACTGGGGGGACGTGACCGAGGGGCTTCCCGCATTTTTAACCGTGGCCATGATGGCCTTCGGCTATGGCATCACCGAGGGCATCTCCGCCGGATGCATCTCGTATGCGGCCATCAAGACCAGCACGGGCCGCCACCGCGAGGTGCATCCCGTAATGTACGCCGTGGCGGTGGCCCTCGCGGCGCGGTATGCGTTTTTGGTTTGA
- a CDS encoding ThuA domain-containing protein, which yields MRMILVMSAMLLAASAAVAQDARILFLSKSAGFEHSVIKQENGQPSLVDRVLTELAAKNGAEITCTKDASLITAENLKNYDVVIFYTSGYLTETGTDGHPAMTEQGLTDLLEWIKAGGGFVGFHAASDTFHGRDDAVGKPYTEMIGGGFEKHGQQFKAALKVVSPDHPAIASLPDGWTLADEWYLNKNLNTEKMHVLALLEIGRERKKQRMYNIPDYPIVWCRAYGQGRVLYNGLGHREDVWESETFQSLIVDNVTWALGEGELDADPNFETVVPKTIPEN from the coding sequence ATGCGCATGATATTGGTTATGTCCGCAATGTTGCTGGCCGCGTCGGCGGCCGTCGCCCAGGACGCCCGAATCCTCTTCCTGAGCAAGTCCGCCGGATTCGAGCACAGTGTCATCAAACAGGAAAACGGCCAGCCCAGTCTGGTGGACCGGGTTCTGACGGAGCTGGCGGCGAAAAACGGCGCCGAAATCACCTGCACCAAGGATGCCAGCCTGATTACGGCGGAAAACCTGAAGAATTATGACGTGGTCATCTTCTACACGTCCGGTTACCTGACCGAAACCGGCACTGACGGCCACCCCGCCATGACGGAACAGGGTTTGACCGACTTGCTCGAATGGATTAAAGCCGGTGGCGGTTTTGTCGGCTTCCATGCCGCTTCCGACACCTTCCACGGCAGGGATGACGCTGTCGGGAAACCCTACACCGAAATGATCGGCGGCGGTTTCGAGAAGCACGGCCAGCAGTTTAAGGCCGCCCTGAAGGTGGTGAGTCCCGACCATCCGGCCATCGCAAGCCTTCCCGACGGATGGACCCTTGCCGACGAGTGGTACCTGAACAAGAACCTGAACACCGAAAAAATGCATGTTCTGGCCCTGCTTGAGATTGGCCGGGAGCGCAAAAAGCAGCGGATGTACAACATCCCCGATTATCCCATTGTGTGGTGCCGCGCCTACGGGCAGGGCCGGGTCCTATACAACGGCCTGGGCCACCGCGAGGATGTTTGGGAGTCCGAGACCTTCCAGAGTCTCATCGTGGACAATGTGACTTGGGCTTTGGGCGAGGGCGAACTCGACGCCGACCCCAATTTCGAGACCGTAGTTCCCAAAACCATCCCTGAAAACTAA
- a CDS encoding CHASE domain-containing protein, with the protein MENNVQRVEPRHWRIQVAVAVLLVFLLGCWATQWYSLRADHILREELLDQAESVALTINPEMVRALSFSADDLERPQFQRISGNMRAYAENAGLHSIYSMALKDGKIVFGPESLGEGHPEAGPPGTVYEQPDAINFTIFENGTPVTFGPVRDEYGRFISALAPVMDPASGKVMMVVGVDMKADAWETALRRAKRGPMAFTALLLCVIFLGCALLEWRGRLGVERQWRLRHVESVFCLILGLLCTVAVTLAARQAEKWAIKESFEDLSRAQSSGVNESMRNVQGRLHDLGRFFEGSNRVNREEFHAFAAPLAREGVAEVWGWVQEIGPGEAAKLEELARESGLGELNLWRLNGENEEVPVTGEGTAHAVFFVEPPSESQSFIGMDISSEPLRRAAMEEARLTGMSSAAEPVQLLIVEGQPAGLIVFHPVTTEPQKGFVVAALRLDTLLQRSLRRSGAEADVSAGLYLLDTEGPPQLLATWPENHPSAHSWAACGESPCMVVPVFIFGKTHALLFHPATLPPTPANYPGTWAAALAGLLLTALLTLYTATISGHRARLAREVARQTAALQESEARLRMAIEAEQQGIFDYNLQTGKILVNEQYALMLGYEPEEFQETTGALVERVHPEDLDAAMAAYKDYVAGERPDLRIECRQQAKSGEWKWIVSVGRLVEWDAEGRPLRMLGTNTDITAIRALEEQLRQSQKMESVGRLAGGVAHDFNNMLQAILGYCDLALDEAGEGGAVRASLLEIQSAAQRSAGLTKQLLTFARKQTTNPKLLDLNAAVPGTLGMLNRLIGENIDLVWRPGPDLWHVMIDPGQLDQLLTNLAVNARDAINGHGSLFIETKNVDLAVKAGVSSGEFQPGPHVLLIVGDNGSGMGPDVLEHLFEPFYTTKADGKGTGLGLATVYGIVSQNRGCIAVRSTPGRGSVFMIYLPRAEGRVDSEPPVETSPVRGSETVLLVEDETAILRLGASILKRYGYRVLAAASPAEALVLLENHTEPIHMLATDVMMPGMNGTELAERVTALRPEIRVLYISGYTAEIIAKQGVLDDGVNFMQKPYSAGEFAARVRKVLDRA; encoded by the coding sequence ATGGAAAACAACGTACAGCGCGTGGAGCCGCGCCATTGGCGGATTCAGGTGGCCGTGGCGGTGCTGCTGGTGTTTCTGCTGGGATGCTGGGCAACCCAATGGTATTCCCTGCGCGCCGACCACATCCTCCGCGAGGAGCTTCTCGATCAGGCCGAATCCGTCGCGCTGACCATCAACCCGGAAATGGTCCGCGCCCTTTCCTTTTCCGCAGACGACCTCGAACGGCCCCAGTTCCAGCGCATCAGCGGGAACATGCGCGCCTACGCCGAGAATGCGGGGCTTCACAGCATTTACAGCATGGCCTTGAAAGACGGGAAAATTGTGTTCGGTCCGGAGAGCCTTGGCGAGGGCCATCCCGAAGCGGGGCCGCCTGGCACGGTGTATGAACAGCCCGACGCCATTAATTTCACCATTTTCGAAAACGGCACGCCGGTGACTTTCGGTCCCGTCCGGGACGAGTATGGGAGATTCATATCGGCTTTGGCGCCGGTGATGGACCCCGCTTCGGGAAAAGTGATGATGGTGGTGGGGGTGGACATGAAGGCGGACGCATGGGAGACGGCGCTGCGCCGGGCAAAGCGCGGGCCGATGGCCTTCACGGCACTGCTTTTGTGCGTCATTTTTCTGGGGTGCGCCCTGCTGGAATGGCGGGGACGGCTGGGAGTGGAGCGGCAGTGGCGGCTTCGGCATGTGGAGTCTGTTTTTTGCCTGATATTGGGGCTTCTCTGCACCGTGGCCGTGACGCTCGCGGCCAGGCAGGCCGAAAAGTGGGCCATCAAGGAGTCTTTCGAAGACCTTTCCCGGGCGCAGTCCTCCGGGGTGAACGAGTCCATGCGGAATGTGCAGGGGCGTCTGCATGATTTGGGACGCTTTTTCGAGGGGAGCAACCGGGTGAACCGGGAAGAGTTCCACGCCTTCGCCGCCCCCCTGGCCCGGGAGGGCGTCGCCGAAGTCTGGGGATGGGTCCAGGAAATCGGACCCGGCGAGGCGGCAAAACTGGAAGAGCTCGCCCGGGAATCGGGATTGGGGGAACTGAATCTCTGGCGGCTGAACGGGGAGAACGAAGAGGTGCCGGTTACGGGGGAAGGCACGGCGCATGCGGTGTTTTTTGTTGAACCGCCATCAGAAAGCCAGTCTTTTATCGGCATGGACATAAGCTCGGAGCCGCTGCGCCGCGCGGCGATGGAGGAGGCACGGCTTACGGGCATGTCCTCCGCAGCCGAACCGGTTCAACTGTTGATAGTCGAGGGACAGCCGGCGGGGCTCATTGTGTTTCATCCGGTCACCACGGAACCGCAAAAAGGGTTCGTGGTGGCGGCGCTCCGGCTTGACACGCTGCTGCAGCGGTCCCTCCGCCGCTCCGGTGCGGAGGCGGATGTTTCCGCCGGCCTTTACCTTCTGGACACGGAGGGGCCTCCGCAACTGCTGGCCACCTGGCCGGAAAACCATCCATCCGCCCACTCCTGGGCCGCGTGCGGCGAAAGCCCGTGCATGGTGGTCCCCGTCTTCATTTTTGGAAAAACCCACGCCCTGCTTTTCCATCCGGCAACACTCCCGCCGACACCGGCCAATTATCCGGGCACCTGGGCCGCCGCGCTGGCGGGACTGCTGCTCACGGCGCTGCTGACACTGTACACCGCCACCATATCGGGGCACCGCGCCCGGCTGGCGCGGGAGGTGGCCCGCCAGACGGCGGCGCTCCAGGAAAGCGAGGCGCGCCTGCGCATGGCCATCGAGGCGGAGCAGCAGGGCATCTTTGACTACAATCTTCAGACCGGGAAGATTCTTGTAAACGAGCAGTATGCCCTCATGCTGGGATACGAGCCTGAGGAGTTCCAGGAGACCACCGGCGCGCTGGTTGAACGCGTTCATCCTGAAGACCTGGACGCCGCCATGGCCGCCTACAAGGATTATGTCGCCGGGGAACGGCCCGACTTGCGGATTGAATGCCGGCAGCAGGCCAAATCGGGCGAATGGAAATGGATTGTGTCCGTGGGAAGGCTGGTCGAGTGGGACGCGGAGGGGCGGCCCCTGCGCATGCTGGGCACCAACACGGACATCACGGCCATCCGCGCCCTCGAGGAGCAGTTGCGCCAGTCCCAGAAGATGGAGTCTGTGGGGCGTTTGGCGGGAGGCGTGGCCCATGACTTCAACAACATGCTTCAGGCCATCCTCGGCTACTGCGACCTGGCCCTGGACGAGGCCGGAGAGGGGGGCGCAGTCCGCGCCAGCCTGCTGGAAATCCAGTCGGCGGCGCAGCGCTCCGCGGGACTGACCAAACAGTTGCTGACCTTTGCGCGGAAACAGACCACCAACCCCAAACTGCTGGACCTGAACGCCGCCGTTCCCGGCACGCTGGGCATGCTGAACCGGCTCATCGGCGAGAACATTGATCTGGTTTGGCGGCCCGGTCCGGACCTGTGGCATGTCATGATTGATCCCGGCCAGTTGGACCAGTTGCTGACCAATCTCGCCGTGAACGCGCGGGACGCCATCAACGGCCATGGAAGCCTGTTCATCGAGACGAAAAACGTGGACCTGGCGGTGAAGGCCGGCGTGTCCAGCGGCGAGTTCCAGCCCGGCCCGCATGTGCTGCTGATTGTGGGGGACAACGGCTCGGGCATGGGCCCCGATGTGCTGGAGCATCTCTTCGAGCCCTTTTACACCACCAAGGCCGACGGCAAGGGCACGGGCCTCGGTCTTGCCACCGTGTACGGCATTGTCAGCCAAAACAGGGGGTGCATCGCCGTGCGCAGCACCCCGGGCCGGGGCTCCGTGTTCATGATATACCTCCCCCGCGCCGAGGGACGGGTGGATTCCGAGCCGCCAGTCGAGACCTCGCCGGTGCGGGGTTCCGAGACGGTGCTCCTGGTGGAGGACGAGACGGCCATACTGCGGCTGGGCGCCTCCATCCTGAAGCGGTACGGGTACCGGGTGCTGGCCGCCGCCTCGCCCGCCGAGGCGCTGGTGCTGCTCGAGAACCACACGGAACCCATTCATATGCTCGCCACGGACGTGATGATGCCCGGCATGAACGGCACGGAACTGGCCGAGCGTGTCACCGCACTCAGGCCGGAAATCCGTGTCCTGTATATCTCCGGGTACACCGCTGAAATCATCGCCAAGCAGGGGGTCCTGGACGATGGCGTGAATTTCATGCAGAAGCCCTACTCGGCGGGCGAATTCGCCGCACGGGTTCGCAAAGTGCTAGACCGGGCCTGA
- a CDS encoding NPCBM/NEW2 domain-containing protein, with product MDLSRMFSGSGAPQPVRSVTGKPMTLGGVRHEQGVGTHATSEYFVALNGQGLRFSAVVGVDDQTGGRGSVTFEVWLDDERVYDSGVLRGGDAPKNVDVDLSGARMMDLVVTDGGDGIEMDYANWADAMIELVPAGDAKKVEAVFAHPDLTPLEIADCTPGDAPSLHGPRVTGGSPGAPFLHLIGATGAPPPRFAAEGLPEGIVLDPATGILSGVLGKEGVSLVRVSVENSHGRAERELAIVSGKGKTALTPPMGWNSWFVWAGHVDDAKVRRAAEVLKESGLAAKGYQYVVIDDCWQNDRLEDGTITTDPRFPDMRALGEHIHSLGLKFGIYSSPGPGTCAGYPGSHGHEALDARTYAAWGVDFLKYDWCSYGQLVREPGREEWVKPFRLMRDALDATGRDIVFSLCQYGRGNVWEWGAEAGGQMWRTTEDGGDVWGVMSAIGFAQDGLERWSGPGRWNDPDMIQAGWLGMASRSRPTRLTPNEQITQMTLWSILAAPLMLSCDLEKLDGFTLNLLGNDEVLAVNQDPLGLQGHRRERDGRTEVWARDLHDGTLAVGLFNLGRKAETVTTHWEALGLSGRQPVRDLWKQRDMGEHADGYAVEVPRHGAILLKVGGPRLR from the coding sequence ATGGACCTTTCTCGTATGTTCTCCGGCAGCGGCGCGCCGCAGCCGGTGCGGAGTGTGACGGGCAAGCCCATGACGCTCGGAGGGGTGCGGCATGAGCAGGGTGTGGGCACCCACGCCACCAGTGAGTATTTTGTCGCGTTGAACGGGCAGGGGTTGCGCTTTTCCGCCGTGGTCGGGGTGGACGACCAAACGGGGGGGCGCGGTTCGGTGACCTTTGAGGTGTGGCTGGACGATGAGCGGGTCTATGACTCGGGTGTCCTGCGCGGGGGGGACGCGCCAAAAAATGTGGATGTGGATTTGTCGGGCGCGCGGATGATGGACCTGGTGGTGACCGACGGCGGAGACGGCATTGAGATGGACTACGCCAACTGGGCGGACGCGATGATCGAGCTTGTCCCCGCCGGTGACGCCAAAAAGGTGGAGGCGGTGTTTGCCCATCCGGACCTGACTCCACTGGAAATCGCGGACTGCACTCCGGGGGACGCGCCGTCCCTGCATGGTCCACGGGTCACGGGCGGCAGTCCCGGCGCGCCGTTTCTGCATCTGATTGGCGCGACCGGCGCGCCACCCCCGCGCTTTGCGGCGGAGGGGCTGCCGGAGGGCATAGTCCTTGACCCGGCCACGGGCATCCTCAGCGGTGTTTTGGGAAAGGAGGGTGTGTCCTTGGTACGTGTGTCCGTGGAGAACAGCCATGGCCGGGCGGAGCGGGAGCTGGCCATCGTGTCGGGCAAAGGCAAAACCGCCCTGACCCCGCCGATGGGCTGGAACTCCTGGTTTGTGTGGGCGGGGCATGTGGACGACGCCAAGGTCCGGCGCGCCGCCGAAGTGTTAAAGGAAAGCGGGCTGGCGGCAAAGGGCTACCAGTATGTGGTGATAGATGACTGCTGGCAGAATGACCGGCTGGAGGACGGGACCATCACCACGGACCCGCGCTTTCCGGACATGCGGGCATTGGGGGAGCATATCCACAGCCTTGGACTGAAATTCGGGATTTACTCATCGCCGGGACCCGGCACCTGCGCGGGGTATCCCGGCAGTCACGGACATGAGGCGCTGGACGCCCGCACCTACGCGGCATGGGGTGTGGACTTTTTGAAGTACGACTGGTGCTCCTACGGGCAACTGGTCCGCGAGCCCGGCCGGGAGGAATGGGTTAAGCCGTTCCGGCTGATGCGTGACGCACTGGACGCGACAGGCCGGGACATCGTGTTCAGCCTCTGCCAATACGGGCGGGGCAACGTGTGGGAATGGGGCGCGGAGGCGGGCGGCCAGATGTGGCGCACCACGGAGGACGGCGGGGACGTGTGGGGGGTGATGTCGGCCATCGGCTTCGCCCAGGACGGGCTGGAGCGCTGGTCCGGGCCGGGGCGGTGGAACGATCCGGACATGATTCAGGCGGGCTGGCTGGGAATGGCGTCCCGGTCCCGGCCCACGCGGCTGACGCCGAATGAGCAAATCACACAGATGACTCTTTGGAGTATTCTTGCCGCGCCGCTGATGCTCAGTTGCGACTTGGAGAAACTGGACGGGTTCACCCTGAACCTGCTGGGGAACGACGAGGTGCTGGCGGTGAACCAGGACCCGCTGGGCCTCCAGGGGCACCGCCGCGAACGCGACGGGCGCACAGAGGTGTGGGCGCGTGACCTGCATGACGGCACCCTGGCGGTGGGGTTGTTCAATCTGGGACGCAAAGCGGAAACGGTCACAACACACTGGGAGGCGCTGGGATTGTCCGGCAGGCAGCCCGTGCGGGATTTGTGGAAACAGCGGGACATGGGGGAACATGCGGACGGATATGCCGTGGAAGTGCCCCGGCACGGGGCCATTCTGTTGAAAGTCGGCGGACCGAGACTGCGGTGA
- a CDS encoding type II toxin-antitoxin system HicA family toxin: protein MSRMPQVTALELLRFLRSQGFVDDRQSGSHLTLWHEGRKISVTVPVHTGCDLGRGLALRILKDAGFSVEDYLRLA, encoded by the coding sequence ATGAGCCGGATGCCGCAGGTTACTGCCCTTGAACTTCTGAGGTTCCTCCGCAGTCAGGGTTTTGTGGATGACCGCCAATCCGGGAGCCATTTGACACTTTGGCACGAAGGAAGAAAAATATCCGTGACTGTTCCGGTTCACACCGGTTGCGATTTGGGACGGGGACTCGCTTTGCGTATTCTGAAGGATGCAGGCTTCAGTGTGGAGGATTATCTTCGTCTGGCATGA
- a CDS encoding nucleoside hydrolase yields MLRYAGILPAMLAAAALCPAADLTAPPKRPVPLIFDTDMGNDVDDALALGVIHALQNRGECELIAVTLTKDHELSGPYVDLVNTFYGRGNIPLGVVKGGATPEDSKFTVLARQMDGGKPRYPHALQNGKDAPDATTVLRRALAGAEDGTVVIAQVGFSTNLARLLDSGPDDITPLSGKELAAKKVRLISVMAGAFTAINGGEHLEYNVVMDIPAAQKLAAEWPTPIVYSGFEIGLNIPYPAASIERDFAYVPHHPLAEAYQLYMPTPHERPTWDLTSVLWAVRPDRGYFGLSPRGRATVDDRGKTHFAESADGNHYFLTVDDRQILRVKETLALLASEPPQRP; encoded by the coding sequence ATGCTTCGCTATGCCGGAATCCTGCCCGCCATGCTGGCCGCCGCCGCGCTTTGTCCCGCCGCCGACCTGACCGCGCCGCCCAAACGTCCCGTGCCGCTCATTTTTGACACGGACATGGGCAATGATGTGGACGACGCTTTGGCGTTGGGCGTGATACATGCCCTGCAGAACCGGGGGGAATGCGAACTGATCGCGGTTACCCTGACCAAGGACCATGAACTGAGCGGGCCCTATGTGGACCTGGTAAACACCTTCTACGGACGCGGAAACATCCCCTTGGGCGTGGTGAAGGGCGGGGCGACCCCCGAGGACAGCAAGTTCACCGTGCTGGCCCGGCAGATGGACGGTGGAAAACCCCGTTACCCCCATGCGCTCCAGAATGGAAAGGACGCCCCAGACGCCACCACGGTGCTGCGCAGGGCGCTGGCGGGGGCGGAGGACGGGACTGTGGTCATCGCCCAGGTCGGCTTCTCCACCAATCTGGCACGGCTGTTGGACTCCGGTCCCGACGACATCACGCCCCTTTCCGGAAAGGAACTGGCCGCGAAAAAGGTGCGCCTCATTTCCGTGATGGCCGGCGCCTTTACCGCCATAAACGGCGGCGAGCACTTGGAGTACAACGTTGTGATGGACATCCCGGCGGCCCAAAAGCTGGCGGCGGAATGGCCCACGCCGATTGTCTACAGCGGGTTTGAAATCGGGCTGAACATCCCCTACCCCGCCGCCAGCATTGAGCGGGACTTTGCCTATGTCCCCCACCACCCCCTCGCCGAGGCCTACCAGCTCTACATGCCCACGCCGCACGAGCGGCCCACCTGGGACCTCACCAGCGTGCTGTGGGCCGTCCGGCCCGACCGGGGTTATTTCGGCCTGTCACCTCGCGGACGGGCCACCGTGGACGACAGGGGCAAGACCCATTTTGCGGAAAGCGCGGACGGGAATCATTATTTTCTCACCGTGGATGACCGGCAGATTCTCCGGGTCAAAGAGACGCTGGCGCTGCTGGCCAGCGAGCCGCCGCAACGCCCGTAA
- the tgt gene encoding tRNA guanosine(34) transglycosylase Tgt, with protein sequence MRFEVEARDPGCAARTGRLHLPHGVVETPIFMPVGTQASVKALSTDDLHDINAQIILGNAYHLYLRPGTEVMEAAGGIHQFMKWDRPVLTDSGGFQIFSLAELNKITDEGAAFQSHIDGSRHFFTPEKVVDIQISIGADIMMCFDECTEYPATRERAEKSMCRTLAWARRCKAHWEAREAGGQALFGIVQGSTFEDLRRECTAALMDIGFPGYAIGGVSVGEGREEMAAAVEWCAACLPEEKPRYLMGVGPPEDLLDGIARGVDMFDCVMPTRNARNGSLFTSRGKVNIKNARHARDFGPLDPDCACPVCRTHSRAYLAHLYRAGEILALRLNTLHNLFFMLELAAQARQAVRRGRFGEFRQSFLRSYLGGGDE encoded by the coding sequence ATGCGCTTTGAAGTTGAGGCCCGTGACCCCGGATGCGCGGCGAGGACGGGGCGGCTTCACCTGCCCCACGGGGTGGTGGAAACCCCCATTTTCATGCCTGTGGGCACCCAGGCCTCGGTCAAGGCCCTGAGCACGGACGATCTCCACGACATAAACGCGCAGATTATTCTTGGCAACGCCTACCACCTCTATCTCCGTCCCGGCACGGAGGTTATGGAGGCCGCCGGGGGCATTCACCAGTTCATGAAATGGGACCGTCCCGTGCTGACCGATTCCGGCGGTTTCCAGATATTCAGCCTTGCGGAACTCAACAAAATCACCGACGAGGGCGCGGCTTTCCAGAGCCACATTGACGGCTCCCGCCATTTCTTCACCCCGGAAAAGGTGGTGGACATCCAAATCAGCATCGGCGCGGACATCATGATGTGCTTTGACGAGTGCACGGAATATCCCGCAACCCGCGAGCGCGCCGAAAAGTCCATGTGCAGAACCCTGGCCTGGGCGCGGCGCTGCAAGGCGCACTGGGAGGCGCGTGAGGCGGGCGGCCAGGCCCTGTTCGGCATTGTGCAGGGGAGCACCTTCGAGGACCTGCGCCGGGAATGCACCGCCGCCCTGATGGACATCGGCTTTCCCGGCTACGCCATAGGCGGCGTGAGCGTGGGGGAGGGCAGGGAGGAGATGGCCGCCGCCGTGGAGTGGTGCGCCGCATGCCTTCCGGAGGAGAAGCCCCGCTATCTCATGGGGGTCGGGCCGCCGGAGGACCTCCTTGACGGCATCGCGCGCGGCGTGGACATGTTCGACTGTGTCATGCCCACCCGGAACGCGCGCAACGGCTCCCTGTTCACCTCCAGGGGAAAAGTCAACATCAAGAACGCCCGCCATGCCCGCGACTTCGGCCCCCTGGACCCGGACTGCGCCTGCCCCGTCTGCCGCACCCACAGCCGGGCCTATCTCGCCCACCTTTACCGGGCTGGCGAGATTCTGGCCCTGCGGCTGAATACTTTACACAACCTTTTCTTTATGTTAGAATTGGCGGCCCAAGCGCGTCAGGCCGTCAGGCGGGGGCGCTTCGGGGAGTTCAGGCAGTCCTTTCTCCGGTCCTATCTGGGGGGCGGCGACGAGTAG
- the yajC gene encoding preprotein translocase subunit YajC, translated as MWRLFFAQAAVQAQEPAADAPAGNPLGSMLPMIIAFFAIMYFLMIRPQQKRERERRAMLAAVAKGDSVVTTGGICGTVVNLSEDRVVLRVDDNVTMEFVRGAIAQVQPKNTGK; from the coding sequence ATGTGGAGGCTTTTTTTCGCGCAGGCGGCGGTGCAGGCGCAGGAGCCCGCCGCGGACGCGCCGGCGGGGAACCCGCTGGGCAGCATGCTGCCCATGATCATCGCCTTCTTCGCCATCATGTACTTTCTCATGATCCGGCCCCAGCAGAAGCGCGAGCGTGAGCGCCGCGCCATGCTTGCGGCCGTGGCCAAGGGCGACTCCGTGGTCACCACGGGCGGCATCTGCGGCACCGTGGTCAACCTCTCCGAGGACCGCGTGGTCCTCCGGGTGGACGACAACGTCACCATGGAGTTTGTGCGCGGCGCCATCGCGCAGGTGCAGCCGAAGAACACCGGAAAGTGA
- a CDS encoding type II toxin-antitoxin system HicB family antitoxin — protein sequence MRYYSFEIVIEKEQEDTGYLAYSPTLPGCFSNGATIEETKRNIREAIQQHVESLEAHGQKIEQRERLVHVEELTVGVPE from the coding sequence ATGCGCTACTACAGTTTTGAGATCGTGATCGAAAAAGAGCAGGAAGACACGGGATATCTGGCGTACAGTCCCACGCTTCCCGGGTGTTTCAGCAATGGGGCGACCATTGAGGAGACCAAGCGGAACATCCGCGAAGCCATTCAGCAGCATGTGGAGAGCCTTGAGGCGCATGGGCAGAAGATAGAACAGCGGGAACGGCTCGTCCATGTGGAGGAATTGACTGTCGGGGTCCCCGAATGA